The DNA segment GCCTCCGCGGCGGCGGCGGCGCCCTCGGCTTTCACGCCGGCGTGATCGTCGTCCTGGCCGCGCTCCACGCCCTGGCGAGGCTCGGCTCGCGCTTCACGATGCTGGGCGCCGGGCAGTGGGTCGAGCACGACGTGCGGCGCGACCTCTACGCCCACCTCGAGACGCTCTCCCCGGCCTACTACCTGACTCACCGCACGGGCGACCTCATGTCGCGCGCGGAGCGTAGATAACATAAAGCGTATTCTCGGACATGGCCCCCCGAGGCCCGGGCCTTTGCTTGGCATAGCAGCGGAATCCGAAGTGCCTGTCGATGACGTCAAGCGTGGGATCACATGGCTTCGCCCATTCGCCGAACGAATAGTCGCCGCGAATCGGACCTACGGCAGCGCTGGCTCGCGCCGAACGCTCACGACACGTCAGCGACTGACTGCCGACTGGAAGTAGAAGTCGAGCATCGCGGTCAGCGGCGCGGCATTCCCTCGCAGCCGGCTACGAAGCGCTGCACCCTCCCAGCAGTCAACCAGCAAGCTTGCCATGCGCCGCGTATTGGAATCGGCTGGGATGTCGCCTCTTTTCCGGGCCTTTTCCAGGCACACGGCGATACGCTCGGCGATTTCGGAAAAGCACCCCTCGATCTTGCGCCGGAACACCTCGCTCACGCCCGACAGTTCCTGTCCGAGTCCGCCCAATAGGCAGCCCATGTAACCCTCCTTCCGGTAGTTCTGTTGCGTCAACTCGAAGAACCGGCGCACCCGCTCGAGCGGGGGACGGCCCTTGTCTCCGAGGCAAACGTCAAGGCCCGCATGCACTTGCCGCATGTACTGGTCGATGACCTGGAGCGCGAAGTCCTCCTTGTGCTTGAAATGATGGTAGAAAGAACCCTTCGGAGTACCCGTGGCCGCAAGCAGGGCCTGGATGCCCAGATCGTTGTAGCCATGCTCCAGGAGCATGGCCAACCCCGCATCGAGCAGGCGCTGCTTGGTTGGATGCGTCATCTGCATTGTGGATGGTCGAGTAACGAATCCCAGGGAGCGAACCGCCTCGCGCAGCCGAATTCAGACTCGAACGGCGGCGCGGCGTCGCGCGTGCCGGCGTTCGCAGCCGTCGACCTTCCACGTCGCGGCTCCCCGTTTCCCGGGAACGAGCTAGCCCCTTACCTTCTCGATCATGTGGTTTATGACCTGGCTGTGCTCGCGCTGGG comes from the Candidatus Rokuibacteriota bacterium genome and includes:
- a CDS encoding TetR family transcriptional regulator C-terminal domain-containing protein, which codes for MTHPTKQRLLDAGLAMLLEHGYNDLGIQALLAATGTPKGSFYHHFKHKEDFALQVIDQYMRQVHAGLDVCLGDKGRPPLERVRRFFELTQQNYRKEGYMGCLLGGLGQELSGVSEVFRRKIEGCFSEIAERIAVCLEKARKRGDIPADSNTRRMASLLVDCWEGAALRSRLRGNAAPLTAMLDFYFQSAVSR
- a CDS encoding ABC transporter transmembrane domain-containing protein translates to MSPARRVLGYLRPYAARYGAGAGCLALATGFSLGIPWQIKEAVDGLRGGGGALGFHAGVIVVLAALHALARLGSRFTMLGAGQWVEHDVRRDLYAHLETLSPAYYLTHRTGDLMSRAERR